Sequence from the Sphingobacteriaceae bacterium GW460-11-11-14-LB5 genome:
AAATCGAATATTGGCCATGCCATGCCCGCAGCAGGTATTGCAGGTTTAATCAAATCGAGCCTGGCTTTATATCATGGTATTATCCCCCCTACTTTACATTGTGATGAACCTGTAACGCAATTAGCTGAAACCCGTTTTTCTGCCGTGCAAAAAGCGATAGACTGGAACCAATCGGGTTTGCCAAAACTGGCTGCCGTAAATGCATTTGGTTTTGGTGGAATTAACGCTCACGTAGTATTAACTGCTTACGATACACCTAAAAAAGATGAAGTATTGGTCATCGCAAGACCAAGCCATGAGGCTTTGATCGAATCGCTTGAAAATGGAGATTATAACATTGGAAATGGAAACTTCCGTTTAGTCTTATTTAACCCTAATCCGGAGCGGATCAAAAAAGCCTTAAAAATTGTGGCTAAAAATTCTCCCTGGAGAAATAAACAGGATATCTGGTACACCAATGCACCACTATTGGCAAACGATGGAAAAATAGCTTTTGTTTTCCCTGGTTTAGATGGACTTACAGGAGGCGAAATTAAATCGGTAGCCGATTATTTCAACATTCATATTGATGAAAACGAGAAACAAGATGGTCTTTTAAGCGAGGCCCTCCACATACTGAACAAAAGCAGTGTTTTAGATCAGGCATTAAAACAATTGGGCATCAAATCTGATATGAACGCAGGCCACAGTCTAGGCGAATGGCTGGCCGCAAGATCTTCGGAGCTGGCAGAAGAAAGTTCGGTTATGAATTTACTGAATGTGCTAAACCCTGAAACTTTTGAATTGAAAGATTCGCGTTTTATTGCCGTGGGTTGCGGTTTAGATGCACTTCAACCCATAATCGAAAGTATACCCGATTTATACCTTTCGAACGATAACTGTCCGCAACAGGTAATCCTTTGTGGAAGCAAAATCGCGCTTGACGAGCTTGTTCCGATATTAAAGGTGAAACAGATTTTTCATCAGATTTTGCCTTTCCAATCGGGTTTCCACTCGCCATTTGTGGCCGATAAACTGGGATTAATCCTCGAAGGCATGCAGGATATGCAATTCCGGAAAACGACCACACCGCTTTGGTCGGCTACCACTTTAGAAACATATCCTGAAGGTTTCGAAGCCATCCGTCAGCTAAGTGCCGAACATTTAATCAAACCGGTGCGTTTCCGCGAGCTTACCGAGAAACTATATGCAGAAGGTGCCCGTGTTTTTATTCAGGTGGGCTCAGGTGGTTTGGTCGGTTTTATTGACGATACTTTAAGGGGGAAAGAAATCAGCACCATCAGTGCCAATGTGCCGATCCGTTCGGGCATCACACAGTTGCAAAGGGTTTTGGCCGCGCTTTTTGTTGAAGGAAAAGAAATCGGCCTCAATTATTTGGGCAACATCAAATCAACACCTCCGCAAAAAAACAAAGGCATTAAACTCGAACTGGGTTCGCCGATGATCCATAACCTACAAACGCTTAAAGGTTTAACCATTAAACAGCCTCAGCCAGCACAGCCCAAAACTTTTGTGGAGGCCAAACATCCGGTTTTACAGGCTTTTAATGAGAATGTAATGGAGATGATCAACATGCAGAGCGAAATGATCGAATTGTTTGAAAATGCAGCTATACAGGTCGATCAGCCAAGCAATTGGGCGCCGGCGAAACCAATAAAACCAGTAAGGCAACCCTTTAGCAAAACACTGGATGTAAGTTTAGACAACTGTCCTTACCTCATCGATCACTCGCTATTGAGACAACCGAAGGGCTGGCCAACGGTTGAAGATATGGATCCGGTAATCCCAATGACCATGATTTTTGAAGTGTTTGCTGAAATCGCCAATGCACAATCGCCCGAAGAAAAGGTGCAGAAAATCATGAACATGCGGGTATTTCAGTGGATGAATGTAGTTAAACCTTTTCAGGAAACGGTAACCGGCGAATGGAAAGACGAACAAAGGGTTTATCTTAATTTAGAGCGCTTTGCTAATGCAGAAGTACAATTGGCGACGCACTTGAACCCTGCTCCAGCCAGATCTTTCGACATCGGAAAGTTATTGGATATCGACCGTACTTCCGCGCAGATTTACGATGCGCACATGTTCCATGGTCCGGATTATCAAGGCATCAAAAAGCTGATTGCAGTTGGTGAAAAAGGAATTACAGGCCTCATTGAAGCATCAGGCGGAAAAGGCTCATTGCTCGATAATGCGGGGCAGTTATTTGGTTTATGGCTGCAGCTCACTTTAGAGAAAGATCGGATTGCATTCCCGGTTAAAATTCAGGAAATCGAATTCTTTGGCGATATGGCCGATCAGCAAGGTACTTTCGAATGTACTTGTGTACTCACCGAAATCAACGACGAATTTGCTACTGCCGATATCGTCATGAAAAGAGACGGCATTACCTGGCTCATCATTTCAGGCTGGCAAAACCGCCGGTTGGAAATAGACGAAGCACTTTGGAACGTATCGATGTCGCCACTTCATAACCGTTTATCAGAAGAGGTTGCACCAGGCGTTTTCCTTTTCGGCAATGCTTATTCGCGCGTAGTATCGTGGGATTTTATCCTGAAAAGATATTTCAACCAGACCGAGAAGAAACACCACCAAAACCTCTTACCGAATAAAAGAAGAACCTGGATGATCAGTCGCGTGGCCGCAAAAGATGCCGTACGGAATTTACTAAATACACAGAAAAACCAGGCCTGTTACCCCATCACCTTCGAAATTTATTCCGACGAACACCGAAAACCTTACGTTAAGGGCGGTTTAACAGAAAACATTCATATCTCTATTGCACATAAAGGTACCGATGCGGTAGGCATAGCGCGTTTTAACGAACCCGTTGGGATCGATATCGAACATATTGAAGAACGGAGTGCTGGTTTCTTCGATCTTGTTTTTAACGATCATGAAATGGCCTTGCTCGAAAGCAGAGATAAAATCGAATGGGCAACCCGCTTTTGGGTAGCGAAAGAAGCCTATGGAAAATATCTGGGCAAAGGTTTACAAGGCAATCCTAAGGCTTATACTGTTGAAGAAATCAACGGAGAAGAATTACGCATCAATAACATCACAATCAAAACAATCAAACATAAAAACTATATCATCGGATGGACACTATAACTACAAAATTAAGCAGCGAAGAAATTTTCGACCTCATGAAAAAATTCATCACCGAAGTAATCGGCGAAGAGTTTGTTGAAGAAATGGATATCACTCCTGAAAGTTCTTTCACCAAGGACCTGGAAATGGATAGCATCGAAATTGTATCCTTTTCTGAAAAAATCAAAGCGCATTTTGGCGAACAGATTGATTTTACCGGCTGGTTATCTTCCATGGATTTGGATCAGCTGATCAACTTAAACTTAGGCATGATCATCTCTTACATCGAAGAATGCCAGTCATAACGGTAAACGGCAAATCGGTTCATATTCAGGAGCTCAATAAAGAAGCTGCTGAAACCATCGTTCTCGTTCACGGGATGTTTAGTAACCTGTCTGTCTATTATTTTAATATCGCGCCACTCCTGGCCACAAAATACCATGTGGTACTGTATGACTTAAAAAGTCATGGTATGAGCGAAAAGGCTTTGGAAGGATATGACCTGGAAAGCATGACCAACGATCTGTTTGCCCTAATAGAGGAATTAAACCTGCAGAAAGTGCATTTGGGCGGTTATAGTTTTGGTGGATTGATCGCTTTAAAAATGGCCATCCGTTTTCCCGAGCGCATAAACAAACTGGCCATAATTGAAGCTCCGGACCCAAATGATGATAAAACAAGAGGCATTATAGATGAATATAGCCGCGAGTTTTTAGAACATTACGTCGAAAACTTTACCGATACCACCAAAGTGAAAATGGGTAAAAGGCAAATGGAGCGCAACCACCGCATGTACGAATACCTCTTTTATCAAACTTCGATTAAAACCGACATGGAACTGGAAAAAGACTTTTTTGGCAGCACAGCGATAGCAAGCATAAAACAATCGACTTTACTGTTGTACGGTACTGATTCGAATTGTTTGAATGCAGGAAAACACCTGGATGGAATGATTGAAAATGCAGAATTAATTGCCGTTCCAGGTGATCATAATATCCCGATCCAACAACCATTAGTTATTGCTGAAGCATTATTAAACTTCTTCCTGAAAACATAAAATTAAACACACATGGCAAAATTCGTATTTGTTGTTCCTCCCCTAACCGGTCATATCAACCCTACATTGAGCATGGGTACAGCTTTGCTGGAAAGAGGCCACCGTGTAGGATGGATTACTTTAGATGAATCATTGGGCGAGAAGCTTCCCCTTGGAGGCGAATTGCTGTTGATTAGTTACGATCAAAACGACCAGCAGAAAAAAGATTCCGAAAAATACCTCGATATCATTACCAAAAAAATCGTTTACGGGATCGATAGCATCAAATTTTTGTATGAAGAAGTATTAATTCCACTCAACAGACACAGCTACGAAGGCATTGCCGATTTACTCGATCAGTTTAAGCCCGATGTGGTGATTACCGACCATCAAATGTTTGCCGGAGCCATTGCCGCAAGCAATACAAACTATCCTTATGTCACTTCGGTTACCGCCCCTGCAGCCATAAAAGTAATGGACGAGCTCCCAAAAGTGCACGAATGGGAAGTCAATCAGATTGTGGCTTTACAAAAAGAATTCGGTATCAACGCCACAGCTTCGATTGCCTGCTCCGATTTGCTAACGATGGTATTTACCTCGAGAGACTTTTTCGGAGAAATGGATTTACCAGAAAACTTCCAGTTTATTGGTCCCGTTTTTAACCGTAGAAAAAATGTAGTTCCGTTTAACTGGGACGAATTTAACGCGATAAACAAGCCTAAAATACTGGTTAGCATCGGTACCACTTTCGATCATGAGCACAAAAAGGCTTTTTTTGCTAAGGTAATCGAAGCTTTTGCTGATGAAGACCTGCATGTGGTGGTCGTTTCAGATCCGACTTTATTTGAGCAATGGCCTGCTAATTTTACCGTGCAGCGCCAGGTACCGCAACTGGAACTTTTACCTCATCTCGATGCTGTGGTTTGCCATGGCGGACACAATACCGTTTGCGAAACCCTGATGAATGGCCTGCCTATGGTGGTTATTCCAATTGCATACGATCAAAGCCATGTAGCCGGACGCGTTTTTAGGGTAGGTGCCGGAGAACGCTTAAACTTTAACCGTTTTAAAGCCAATCACCTGAAAGAAGCCGTAAACAAAGTGTTGCAAAACGACAGTTATAAAATCGCCGCAGAACAGATTAAACGATCCTTTATCGAAGCCGGCGGAACAGAAAGCGCAGCCGATTTACTGGAAACATTAAGCAACAAAACCTCAAACGTATTCATCAGTTAAATTATACATTATGTCAAAATTCCTTTTCGTTGTCCCGCCCTTTTTCGGTCATATTAGCCCAACATTAAGTATTGGCGCAAGTTTACTGGCTCGTGGCCATGAGGTAAAATGGCTGGGTATCACGCCGCTTGCTCAGGTGCACCTACCAGAGGGTGGCGAATTTATTTATCCTGAAGATGATCTGGCGGAGTGTGCTGATGAAATACAACGCATTTTAAAACGTCAGGATGATGGTCCGGCTTGTTCCGGGCCGGAGGTGATGAAACTCGCACTTGAAGAAACTTATGTGCCTTTCGCCAAAATGATGATGAAAGGACTGAACAATTTCGTTGATGCCTGGAAACCTGATGTCATCATCAACGACTGTATAACCTTCGCTGGTGCATTAAGTGCGCACTTAAA
This genomic interval carries:
- a CDS encoding glycosyl transferase, coding for MAKFVFVVPPLTGHINPTLSMGTALLERGHRVGWITLDESLGEKLPLGGELLLISYDQNDQQKKDSEKYLDIITKKIVYGIDSIKFLYEEVLIPLNRHSYEGIADLLDQFKPDVVITDHQMFAGAIAASNTNYPYVTSVTAPAAIKVMDELPKVHEWEVNQIVALQKEFGINATASIACSDLLTMVFTSRDFFGEMDLPENFQFIGPVFNRRKNVVPFNWDEFNAINKPKILVSIGTTFDHEHKKAFFAKVIEAFADEDLHVVVVSDPTLFEQWPANFTVQRQVPQLELLPHLDAVVCHGGHNTVCETLMNGLPMVVIPIAYDQSHVAGRVFRVGAGERLNFNRFKANHLKEAVNKVLQNDSYKIAAEQIKRSFIEAGGTESAADLLETLSNKTSNVFIS
- a CDS encoding beta-ketoacyl synthase: MKKSDVAIIGMSCIFPGAKDMQTFWENIINRVDSTQEVPADRIDPVHFDKTVSGVDRFYCNRGGFIPDHQFDPQRFGILPLAVEGTEPDHLLTLDLVHQALEDASVFEKKYALDKTGIIIGKGNYVGPGATRAIEIVRTGEQISSVLKDLMPQLTDAEIEKVKHEFQLRKGRFSADTAMGLIPNLVASLVANRLNLGGLAFTLDAACASSLIAVDHGVQELNSGRCDMIIAGGVHLGQNAAFWSIFSQLGALSKQEKIKPFDQNADGLIIGEGCGFVVLKRLEDAIRDQDKIYSVIKGVGISSDGSGTSVMSPSVKGQLKAITEAWKNAELESKNIGYLEAHGTGTPLGDKTEVETLKQFFGQDADLPKAGIGSVKSNIGHAMPAAGIAGLIKSSLALYHGIIPPTLHCDEPVTQLAETRFSAVQKAIDWNQSGLPKLAAVNAFGFGGINAHVVLTAYDTPKKDEVLVIARPSHEALIESLENGDYNIGNGNFRLVLFNPNPERIKKALKIVAKNSPWRNKQDIWYTNAPLLANDGKIAFVFPGLDGLTGGEIKSVADYFNIHIDENEKQDGLLSEALHILNKSSVLDQALKQLGIKSDMNAGHSLGEWLAARSSELAEESSVMNLLNVLNPETFELKDSRFIAVGCGLDALQPIIESIPDLYLSNDNCPQQVILCGSKIALDELVPILKVKQIFHQILPFQSGFHSPFVADKLGLILEGMQDMQFRKTTTPLWSATTLETYPEGFEAIRQLSAEHLIKPVRFRELTEKLYAEGARVFIQVGSGGLVGFIDDTLRGKEISTISANVPIRSGITQLQRVLAALFVEGKEIGLNYLGNIKSTPPQKNKGIKLELGSPMIHNLQTLKGLTIKQPQPAQPKTFVEAKHPVLQAFNENVMEMINMQSEMIELFENAAIQVDQPSNWAPAKPIKPVRQPFSKTLDVSLDNCPYLIDHSLLRQPKGWPTVEDMDPVIPMTMIFEVFAEIANAQSPEEKVQKIMNMRVFQWMNVVKPFQETVTGEWKDEQRVYLNLERFANAEVQLATHLNPAPARSFDIGKLLDIDRTSAQIYDAHMFHGPDYQGIKKLIAVGEKGITGLIEASGGKGSLLDNAGQLFGLWLQLTLEKDRIAFPVKIQEIEFFGDMADQQGTFECTCVLTEINDEFATADIVMKRDGITWLIISGWQNRRLEIDEALWNVSMSPLHNRLSEEVAPGVFLFGNAYSRVVSWDFILKRYFNQTEKKHHQNLLPNKRRTWMISRVAAKDAVRNLLNTQKNQACYPITFEIYSDEHRKPYVKGGLTENIHISIAHKGTDAVGIARFNEPVGIDIEHIEERSAGFFDLVFNDHEMALLESRDKIEWATRFWVAKEAYGKYLGKGLQGNPKAYTVEEINGEELRINNITIKTIKHKNYIIGWTL
- a CDS encoding acyl carrier protein → MDTITTKLSSEEIFDLMKKFITEVIGEEFVEEMDITPESSFTKDLEMDSIEIVSFSEKIKAHFGEQIDFTGWLSSMDLDQLINLNLGMIISYIEECQS
- a CDS encoding alpha/beta hydrolase, encoding MPVITVNGKSVHIQELNKEAAETIVLVHGMFSNLSVYYFNIAPLLATKYHVVLYDLKSHGMSEKALEGYDLESMTNDLFALIEELNLQKVHLGGYSFGGLIALKMAIRFPERINKLAIIEAPDPNDDKTRGIIDEYSREFLEHYVENFTDTTKVKMGKRQMERNHRMYEYLFYQTSIKTDMELEKDFFGSTAIASIKQSTLLLYGTDSNCLNAGKHLDGMIENAELIAVPGDHNIPIQQPLVIAEALLNFFLKT